One Gadus morhua chromosome 23, gadMor3.0, whole genome shotgun sequence DNA segment encodes these proteins:
- the LOC115537127 gene encoding putative mediator of RNA polymerase II transcription subunit 26 isoform X1, whose translation MALIRVLRLSVLLVGCQVIASRNGLAGKLGYAQGLVQTPIYQPYEEQTGSAPQQKPWMPNQKQTLMTAQTQKSSLPNHQQQQPHGYQHQQHPRSYQQQPHGYQQQPHGYQQQPPGYQHQPQPRGYNDRQQQQPRGYRQQQQPRGYQQQQQPDFPKKQPQGNYLLEQRLHPQLVEKHPSIVPKLCTAIENIASWLQGPSCVQKKKPLLSDVQGQHQLRLDLLKILHTFPSWLHSSGSIPEQKPHIPHEHEEPEKPIYMPKHEPSMPQQEPSMPEQEPAMPVHPMQQEHPSMQHPMQMHPMQMQMHPMQMQQPSMQMQQPSMQMQQPPMQMQQPPMQMQQPPMMQMQQPPMMQMQQPPMMQMQQPPMMQMQQPPMMQMQQPPMMQMQQPPMMQMQQPPMMQMQQPPMMQMQQPPMMQMQQPPMMQMQQPPMMQMQQPPMMQMQQQPMMQQQPMQMQQQPMQMQPPSMPLPQQQGPVYMPQQKPPPMKRKPRPPMQQMMPQRQYPRKG comes from the exons ATGGCTCTCATAAG GGTACTGCGATTGTCTGTCCTACTTGTTGGCTGTCAAGTAATTG CTTCCAGGAATGGGTTGGCTGGGAAGCTTGGATATGCACAAGGGCTGGTCCAAACCCCCATATATCAGCCCTATGAAGAGCAGACTGGATCCGCTCCCCAGCAGAAACCATGGATGCCCAACCAAAAGCAAACCCTCATGACAGCACAGACACAAAAGAGCTCATTGCccaaccaccagcagcagcagcctcatggctaccagcaccagcagcacccTCGTAGCTACCAGCAGCAGCCTCATGGCTACCAGCAGCAGCCTCATGGCTACCAGCAGCAGCCTCCTGGCTACCAGCACCAGCCGCAGCCTCGTGGCTATAACgaccgccagcagcagcagcctcgtggctaccgccagcagcagcagcctcgtggctaccagcagcagcagcagccggacTTCCCGAAGAAGCAGCCTCAAGGCAACTATCTCTTGGAGCAGCGTCTACACCCACAGCTAGTTGAAAAGCATCCTAGCATTGTGCCCAAGCTTTGTACCGCGATTGAGAATATAGCTAGCTGGCTGCAAGGTCCCAGCTgtgtccaaaaaaaaaagccactaCTCAGTGATGTGCAAGGGCAACATCAACTGCGCCTAGATCTGCTGAAAATTCTGCACACGTTCCCAAGTTGGCTGCATTCCTCGGGCTCCATTCCCGAGCAGAAGCCACACATTCCCCATGAGCATGAAGAACCAGAGAAACCTATCTACATGCCCAAGCACGAGCCGTCTATGCCCCAGCAGGAGCCATCTATGCCTGAGCAGGAGCCAGCTATGCCCGTGCATCCTATGCAGCAGGAGCATCCATCTATGCAGCACCCTATGCAAATGCACCCTATGCAGATGCAAATGCACCCTATGCAGATGCAGCAGCCATCTATGCAGATGCAGCAGCCATCTATGCAGATGCAGCAGCCGCCTATGCAGATGCAGCAGCCGCCTATGCAGATGCAGCAGCCGCCAATGATGCAGATGCAGCAGCCGCCAATGATGCAGATGCAGCAGCCGCCAATGATGCAGATGCAGCAGCCGCCAATGATGCAGATGCAGCAGCCGCCAATGATGCAGATGCAGCAGCCGCCAATGATGCAGATGCAGCAGCCGCCAATGATGCAGATGCAGCAGCCGCCAATGATGCAGATGCAGCAGCCGCCAATGATGCAGATGCAGCAGCCGCCAATGATGCAGATGCAGCAGCCGCCAATGATGCAGATGCAGCAGCCGCCAATGATGCAGATGCAGCAGCCGCCAATGATGCAGATGCAGCAGCAGCCAATGATGCAGCAGCAGCCTATGCAGATGCAGCAGCAGCCTATGCAGATGCAGCCGCCGTCTATGCCGTTGCCTCAACAGCAAGGACCTGTCTACATGCCCCAACAGAAGCCGCCGCCCATGAAGCGGAAGCCGCGGCCGCCCATGCAGCAGATGATGCCTCAACGGCAGTATCCACGTAAAG GGTGA
- the LOC115537127 gene encoding putative mediator of RNA polymerase II transcription subunit 26 isoform X2 — translation MALIRVLRLSVLLVGCQVIASRNGLAGKLGYAQGLVQTPIYQPYEEQTGSAPQQKPWMPNQKQTLMTAQTQKSSLPNHQQQQPHGYQHQQHPRSYQQQPHGYQQQPHGYQQQPPGYQHQPQPRGYNDRQQQQPRGYRQQQQPRGYQQQQQPDFPKKQPQGNYLLEQRLHPQLVEKHPSIVPKLCTAIENIASWLQGPSCVQKKKPLLSDVQGQHQLRLDLLKILHTFPSWLHSSGSIPEQKPHIPHEHEEPEKPIYMPKHEPSMPQQEPSMPEQEPAMPVHPMQQEHPSMQHPMQMHPMQMQMHPMQMQQPSMQMQQPSMQMQQPPMQMQQPPMQMQQPPMMQMQQPPMMQMQQPPMMQMQQPPMMQMQQPPMMQMQQPPMMQMQQPPMMQMQQPPMMQMQQPPMMQMQQPPMMQMQQPPMMQMQQPPMMQMQQPPMMQMQQQPMMQQQPMQMQQQPMQMQPPSMPLPQQQGPVYMPQQKPPPMKRKPRPPMQQMMPQRQYPR, via the exons ATGGCTCTCATAAG GGTACTGCGATTGTCTGTCCTACTTGTTGGCTGTCAAGTAATTG CTTCCAGGAATGGGTTGGCTGGGAAGCTTGGATATGCACAAGGGCTGGTCCAAACCCCCATATATCAGCCCTATGAAGAGCAGACTGGATCCGCTCCCCAGCAGAAACCATGGATGCCCAACCAAAAGCAAACCCTCATGACAGCACAGACACAAAAGAGCTCATTGCccaaccaccagcagcagcagcctcatggctaccagcaccagcagcacccTCGTAGCTACCAGCAGCAGCCTCATGGCTACCAGCAGCAGCCTCATGGCTACCAGCAGCAGCCTCCTGGCTACCAGCACCAGCCGCAGCCTCGTGGCTATAACgaccgccagcagcagcagcctcgtggctaccgccagcagcagcagcctcgtggctaccagcagcagcagcagccggacTTCCCGAAGAAGCAGCCTCAAGGCAACTATCTCTTGGAGCAGCGTCTACACCCACAGCTAGTTGAAAAGCATCCTAGCATTGTGCCCAAGCTTTGTACCGCGATTGAGAATATAGCTAGCTGGCTGCAAGGTCCCAGCTgtgtccaaaaaaaaaagccactaCTCAGTGATGTGCAAGGGCAACATCAACTGCGCCTAGATCTGCTGAAAATTCTGCACACGTTCCCAAGTTGGCTGCATTCCTCGGGCTCCATTCCCGAGCAGAAGCCACACATTCCCCATGAGCATGAAGAACCAGAGAAACCTATCTACATGCCCAAGCACGAGCCGTCTATGCCCCAGCAGGAGCCATCTATGCCTGAGCAGGAGCCAGCTATGCCCGTGCATCCTATGCAGCAGGAGCATCCATCTATGCAGCACCCTATGCAAATGCACCCTATGCAGATGCAAATGCACCCTATGCAGATGCAGCAGCCATCTATGCAGATGCAGCAGCCATCTATGCAGATGCAGCAGCCGCCTATGCAGATGCAGCAGCCGCCTATGCAGATGCAGCAGCCGCCAATGATGCAGATGCAGCAGCCGCCAATGATGCAGATGCAGCAGCCGCCAATGATGCAGATGCAGCAGCCGCCAATGATGCAGATGCAGCAGCCGCCAATGATGCAGATGCAGCAGCCGCCAATGATGCAGATGCAGCAGCCGCCAATGATGCAGATGCAGCAGCCGCCAATGATGCAGATGCAGCAGCCGCCAATGATGCAGATGCAGCAGCCGCCAATGATGCAGATGCAGCAGCCGCCAATGATGCAGATGCAGCAGCCGCCAATGATGCAGATGCAGCAGCCGCCAATGATGCAGATGCAGCAGCAGCCAATGATGCAGCAGCAGCCTATGCAGATGCAGCAGCAGCCTATGCAGATGCAGCCGCCGTCTATGCCGTTGCCTCAACAGCAAGGACCTGTCTACATGCCCCAACAGAAGCCGCCGCCCATGAAGCGGAAGCCGCGGCCGCCCATGCAGCAGATGATGCCTCAACGGCAGTATCCAC GGTGA
- the LOC115537661 gene encoding putative mediator of RNA polymerase II transcription subunit 26, with the protein QQQPRGYQQQQQQQQQQQQPRGYQQQQPRGYQQQQARGYQQPRGYQQQEEPSGFQQPRGFQQHSGYQQQQEEPSGYQQPRGFQQHSGHQQQEEPIGYHQQQQEEPSGYQQQQEEPSGYQQQEAPRGYQEDQQQPRGDLPLEQLLQELQPQQAQQYRSIGPKLCTFIGTIARWLTGPSCVTQDLSEEPKEPEEPEEPKGSQKQQQPAQQQRSLQQQRSLQQQRSLQQPAQQQPAQQQPAQQQPAQQQRSLQQQRSLQQQRSLQQQRSLQQQRSLQQPALQQPAQQQPAQQQPAQQQPAQQQPQQQQPAQQQQQPAQQPAQQQQPPQPARQQPAEQQPPQQPAEQQPPQPSQQPPSQQQPAQQPAQQPAQQRSPQQPRLLLLQPFFSQLLAQRQPAQQPPTRQPSPRQPTPQWLLWQSP; encoded by the exons cagcagcagcctcgtggctaccagcagcagcagcagcagcagcagcagcagcagcagcctcgtggctaccagcagcagcagcctcgtggctaccagcagcagcaggctcgtGGCTACCAGCAGCCTCGTGGCtaccagcagcaggaggagcctAGTGGCTTCCAGCAGCCTCGGGGCTTCCAGCAGCATAGTggctaccagcagcagcaggaggagcctAGTGGCTACCAGCAGCCTCGGGGCTTCCAGCAGCATAGtggccaccagcagcaggaggagcctATTGGctaccaccagcagcagcaggaggagcctagtggctaccagcagcagcaggaggagcctAGTGGCTACCAGCAGCAGGAGGCGCCTCGTGGCTACCAGGAGGACCAGCAGCAGCCTCGTGGCGACCTGCCCTTGGAGCAGCTTCTACAAGAACTACAACCGCAGCAAGCTCAACAGTATCGTAGCATTGGGCCTAAGCTATGTACCTTTATTGGGACTATAGCAAGGTGGCTGACGGGTCCTAGCTGTGTGACTCAAGATCTATCCGAGGAGCCCAAAGAACCCGAGGAGCCGGAGGAACCAAAGGGTTCacaaaagcagcagcagcccgcgCAGCAGCAGCggtctctgcagcagcagcggtctctgcagcagcagcggtcTCTGCAGCAGCCCGCGCAGCAGCAGCCCGCGCAGCAGCAGCCCGCGCAGCAGCAGCCCGCGCAGCAGCAGCggtctctgcagcagcagcggtctctgcagcagcagcggtctctgcagcagcagcggtctctgcagcagcagcggtcTCTGCAGCAGCCCGCGCTGCAGCAGCCCGCGCAGCAGCAGCCCGCGCAGCAGCAGCCCGCGCAGCAGCAGCCCGCGCAGCAGCAGCCC cagcagcagcagcccgcgcagcagcagcagcagcccgcgCAGCAGCccgcgcagcagcagcagcctccgcAGCCCGCTCGGCAGCAGCCCGCGGAGCAGCAGCCTCCGCAGCAGCCCGCGGAGCAGCAGCCTCCGCAGCCCTCGCAGCAGCCGCCCTCGCAGCAGCAGCCCGCGCAGCAGCCCGCGCAGCAGCCCGCACAGCAGCGGTCTCCGCAGCAGCCTCGATTACTTTTACTGCAGCCTTTCTTCAGTCAACTGCTGGCTCAGCGGCAGCCTGCACAGCAACCGCCCACACGGCAGCCGTCTCCACGGCAGCCAACTCCTCAATGGCTGCTGTGGCAGTCCCCTTAA